A single window of Anomaloglossus baeobatrachus isolate aAnoBae1 chromosome 5, aAnoBae1.hap1, whole genome shotgun sequence DNA harbors:
- the ZMIZ1 gene encoding zinc finger MIZ domain-containing protein 1 isoform X1: MNSMDRHIQQTNDRLQCIKQHLQNPANFHNAATELLDWCGDPRAFQRPFEQSLMGCLTVVSRVASQQGFDLDLGYRLLAVCAANRDKFTPKSAALLSSWCEDLGRLLLLRHQKSRQNDPPGKLPMQPPMNSLSSMKPSLSHGDGSFPYDSVPWQQNASQPPGSLSVVTTVWGVTNTSQSQVLGNPMVNANNPLNPAANPMASGMNSNSAGMNSPQFASQQQQFSSKGTANQPYMQQGMYGRPSYPGGGGFAGSYPGGPNNPSGMGIPPHTRPPADFTQPAAAAAAAAVAAAAATATATATATVAALQETQNKDMNQYGPVCSSFQMGPAQAYNSQFMNQPGPRVPSAMSGSMNPAGLGPNMAPSNMSGPPMGMNQPRPGMNPFGAHGQRMPQQSYPGPRPQSLPMQGIKRPYPGEPNYGSQQYGPSSQFPNQPGQYPSPNPARPMTSPNYPGQRMTGQQNTGQYPPPSVGMGQYYKPEQFNGQNNHFSGSGYNSYSQGSMNGPSRPGPVGNYPHSPVPGNPTPPMTPGSTIPPYLSPSQDVKPPFPPDIKPNMSSLPPPPNAKGKVHAFSPSSISASHTDELRLTFPVRDGVVLEPFRLEHNLAVSNHVFHLRPTVHQTLMWRSDLELQFKCYHHEDRQMNTNWPASVQVSVNATPLTIERGDNKTSHKPLHLKHVCQPGRNTIQITVTACCCSHLFVLQLVHRPSVRSVLQGLLKKRLLPAEHCITKIKRNFSSVAATTGNAALNGEDGVEQTAIKVSLKCPITFRRIQLPARGHDCKHVQCFDLESYLQLNCERGTWRCPVCNKTALLEGLEVDQYMWGILNAIQNSEFEEVTIDPTCSWRPVPIKSEIHIKDDPDGMPSKRFKTMSPSQMIMPNVMEMIAALGPGPSPYPSLPPPPGGGNSNEYVGQGNNYQGHGNFDFPHGAQGGTSMNDFIHGPQLSHPPDMPTGMSSLDKPLSHSMQDSIPHVGNSEQPHGSMPQGLHPPHPGSQPGQPLHHGGPAPQPRHPPQAANHPHGDMAFNPSSVLEGQPGGQGPPDMPEPSLDLLPELTNPDELLSYLDPPDLPNNSNDDLLSLFENN, translated from the exons CCCTTCTTTCCTCTTGGTGTGAAGACCTAGGAAGGCTACTTCTCCTGCGCCACCAAAAGAGCAGACAGAACGACCCCCCAGGGAAACTCCCCATGCAGCCCCCCATGAATTCTTTAAGTTCCATGAAACCATCCCTGTCCCATGG TGATGGATCTTTCCCTTATGACTCCGTCCCTTGGCAGCAGAATGCAAGTCAGCCCCCAGGTTCTCTGTCAGTGGTCACTACAGTTTGGGGCGTCACAAACACTTCTCAAAGCCAG gtACTAGGGAACCCAATGGTTAATGCAAATAATCCATTAAATCCAGCAGCCAATCCCATGGCATCTGGCATGAACAGCAATAGCGCTGGTATGAACTCCCCACAGTTTGCTAGTCAACAGCAGCAATTTTCCTCAAAGGGAACTGCCAATCAGCCGTACATGCAGCAAGGCATGTATGGTCGTCCAAGCTACCCAGGGGGCGGTGGATTTGCAGGGAG CTATCCTGGCGGTCCTAACAACCCTTCTGGAATGGGCATCCCACCTCACACACGGCCACCTGCAGACTTCACCCAGCCTGCGgcagcggctgctgcggctgcggtTGCTGCAGCGGCTGCCACTGCTACCGCCACGGCAACAGCTACAGTGGCAGCACTTCAGGAGACACAGAATAAGGACATGAACCAGTATGGCCCA GTGTGTTCCTCTTTCCAGATGGGTCCAGCCCAGGCCTACAACAGTCAATTCATGAATCAGCCAGGCCCACGAGTCCCCTCTGCTATGTCAGGGAGTATGAACCCAGCTGGATTGGGTCCCAACATGGCACCGTCTAACATGAGTGGTCCACCAATGGGGATGAACCAGCCTCGGCCTGGAATGAACCCTTTTGGAGCTCATGGTCAAAGGATGCCTCAACAAAGTTATCCTGGACCCAGGCCTCAGTCATTGCCTATGCAAGGCATTAAAAGGCCTTACCCTGGGGAG CCCAATTATGGTAGCCAGCAGTATGGACCAAGCAGTCAGTTTCCAAATCAACCTGGACAATACCCAAGCCCCAATCCTGCCAGACCCATGACATCTCCAAATTACCCAGGCCAAAGGATGACAGGGCAACAGAATACTGGACAATACCCTCCTCCAAGTGTGGGCATGGGGCAGTACTATAAG ccAGAGCAGTTTAATGGACAAAATAACCACTTTTCTGGGAGCGGCTACAATAGCTATAGCCAAGGCAGTATGAACGGG CCTTCCAGGCCAGGTCCTGTTGGTAATTACCCTCACTCACCTGTTCCTGGAAACCCCACACCACCTATGACTCCTGGCAGTACTATCCCACCATACCTGTCCCCTAGTCAAGATGTCAAGCCTCCATTCCCTCCAGACATCAAGCCAAACATGAGCTCCTTACCTCCACCACCaa ATGCAAAAGGGAAAGTTCACGCTTTCTCTCCTTCTTCGATCTCAGCCAGCCACACAGACGAGCTCCGCCTAACTTTTCCTGTTCGGGATGGCGTGGTATTGGAGCCCTTCCGATTGGAGCACAACCTCGCGGTTAGCAACCATGTGTTCCACTTGCGGCCAACCGTCCATCAGACCCTTATGTGGAG GTCTGACTTGGAGTTGCAATTTAAGTGCTACCATCATGAAGACAGACAGATGAACACCAATTGGCCCGCATCTGTACAAGTCAGCGTCAATGCTACTCCTCTTACTATTGAACGGGGTGACAACAAGACTTCCCATAAACCTTTGCACCTCAAGCATGTTTGCCAGCCAGGCCGCAATACCATCCAGATTACCGTCACTGCCTGTTGTTGT TCCCACTTGTTTGTGCTGCAGTTAGTCCATCGACCTTCCGTACGTTCAGTATTGCAAGGTCTATTAAAGAAGAGGTTGCTCCCAGCTGAACATTGTATCACAAAAA TAAAGAGAAATTTCAGCAGTGTAGCAGCAACAACTGGGAATGCAGCTTTGAATGGGGAGGATGGAGTAGAACAGACGGCCATCAAAGTCTCTTTAAAATGCCCAATCACGTTCAGGCGGATCCAGCTGCCTGCAAGAGGGCATGACTGCAAACATGTCCAG TGTTTCGACCTTGAATCCTATCTTCAGCTGAACTGCGAACGAGGGACATGGCGGTGTCCTGTATGCAA TAAAACAGCTCTTTTAGAAGGCCTTGAAGTAGATCAGTACATGTGGGGAATCTTGAATGCAATACAGAA ctctgAATTTGAAGAAGTAACCATAGACCCAACCTGCAGCTGGAGGCCGGTacctattaagtcagagattcacaTCAAGGATGATCCAGATGGCATGCCCTCTAAGAGGTTTAAGACTATGAGTCCCAGTCAGATGATCATGCCCAATGTAATGGAAATGATTGCTGCATTGGGGCCTGGACCTTCGCCCTATCCATCACTACCACCTCCACCTGGAGGTGGTAACTCTAATGAATATGTTGGACAAG GAAATAATTATCAAGGTCATGGGAACTTTGACTTTCCTCATGGAGCACAAGGTGGGACGTCTATGAATGATTTTATTCATGGGCCCCAGTTGTCTCATCCTCCTGACATGCCCACTGGCATGTCTTCGCTGGACAAACCTCTAAGCCACTCCATGCAGGACTCG ATCCCTCATGTAGGAAATTCTGAGCAGCCTCATGGCTCCATGCCTCAGGGCTTACACCCGCCTCACCCAGGAAGTCAGCCTGGGCAGCCTTTACACCACGGTGGACCAGCACCTCAACCTCGACACCCACCGCAAGCTGCGAACCATCCGCATGGAGACATGGCCTTTAACCCCTCCTCCGTGTTAGAAGGTCAACCAGGTGGACAAGGACCTCCAGATATGCCAGAGCCATCTCTGGAT CTGCTTCCAGAGCTTACGAATCCAGACGAGCTTCTTTCCTACCTGGATCCTCCAGATCTACCAAACAACAGCAACGATGACCTTCTCTCACTGTTTGAGAACAACTAA
- the ZMIZ1 gene encoding zinc finger MIZ domain-containing protein 1 isoform X3 encodes MNSMDRHIQQTNDRLQCIKQHLQNPANFHNAATELLDWCGDPRAFQRPFEQSLMGCLTVVSRVASQQGFDLDLGYRLLAVCAANRDKFTPKSAALLSSWCEDLGRLLLLRHQKSRQNDPPGKLPMQPPMNSLSSMKPSLSHGDGSFPYDSVPWQQNASQPPGSLSVVTTVWGVTNTSQSQVLGNPMVNANNPLNPAANPMASGMNSNSAGMNSPQFASQQQQFSSKGTANQPYMQQGMYGRPSYPGGGGFAGSYPGGPNNPSGMGIPPHTRPPADFTQPAAAAAAAAVAAAAATATATATATVAALQETQNKDMNQYGPVCSSFQMGPAQAYNSQFMNQPGPRVPSAMSGSMNPAGLGPNMAPSNMSGPPMGMNQPRPGMNPFGAHGQRMPQQSYPGPRPQSLPMQGIKRPYPGEPNYGSQQYGPSSQFPNQPGQYPSPNPARPMTSPNYPGQRMTGQQNTGQYPPPSVGMGQYYKPSRPGPVGNYPHSPVPGNPTPPMTPGSTIPPYLSPSQDVKPPFPPDIKPNMSSLPPPPNAKGKVHAFSPSSISASHTDELRLTFPVRDGVVLEPFRLEHNLAVSNHVFHLRPTVHQTLMWRSDLELQFKCYHHEDRQMNTNWPASVQVSVNATPLTIERGDNKTSHKPLHLKHVCQPGRNTIQITVTACCCSHLFVLQLVHRPSVRSVLQGLLKKRLLPAEHCITKIKRNFSSVAATTGNAALNGEDGVEQTAIKVSLKCPITFRRIQLPARGHDCKHVQCFDLESYLQLNCERGTWRCPVCNKTALLEGLEVDQYMWGILNAIQNSEFEEVTIDPTCSWRPVPIKSEIHIKDDPDGMPSKRFKTMSPSQMIMPNVMEMIAALGPGPSPYPSLPPPPGGGNSNEYVGQGNNYQGHGNFDFPHGAQGGTSMNDFIHGPQLSHPPDMPTGMSSLDKPLSHSMQDSIPHVGNSEQPHGSMPQGLHPPHPGSQPGQPLHHGGPAPQPRHPPQAANHPHGDMAFNPSSVLEGQPGGQGPPDMPEPSLDLLPELTNPDELLSYLDPPDLPNNSNDDLLSLFENN; translated from the exons CCCTTCTTTCCTCTTGGTGTGAAGACCTAGGAAGGCTACTTCTCCTGCGCCACCAAAAGAGCAGACAGAACGACCCCCCAGGGAAACTCCCCATGCAGCCCCCCATGAATTCTTTAAGTTCCATGAAACCATCCCTGTCCCATGG TGATGGATCTTTCCCTTATGACTCCGTCCCTTGGCAGCAGAATGCAAGTCAGCCCCCAGGTTCTCTGTCAGTGGTCACTACAGTTTGGGGCGTCACAAACACTTCTCAAAGCCAG gtACTAGGGAACCCAATGGTTAATGCAAATAATCCATTAAATCCAGCAGCCAATCCCATGGCATCTGGCATGAACAGCAATAGCGCTGGTATGAACTCCCCACAGTTTGCTAGTCAACAGCAGCAATTTTCCTCAAAGGGAACTGCCAATCAGCCGTACATGCAGCAAGGCATGTATGGTCGTCCAAGCTACCCAGGGGGCGGTGGATTTGCAGGGAG CTATCCTGGCGGTCCTAACAACCCTTCTGGAATGGGCATCCCACCTCACACACGGCCACCTGCAGACTTCACCCAGCCTGCGgcagcggctgctgcggctgcggtTGCTGCAGCGGCTGCCACTGCTACCGCCACGGCAACAGCTACAGTGGCAGCACTTCAGGAGACACAGAATAAGGACATGAACCAGTATGGCCCA GTGTGTTCCTCTTTCCAGATGGGTCCAGCCCAGGCCTACAACAGTCAATTCATGAATCAGCCAGGCCCACGAGTCCCCTCTGCTATGTCAGGGAGTATGAACCCAGCTGGATTGGGTCCCAACATGGCACCGTCTAACATGAGTGGTCCACCAATGGGGATGAACCAGCCTCGGCCTGGAATGAACCCTTTTGGAGCTCATGGTCAAAGGATGCCTCAACAAAGTTATCCTGGACCCAGGCCTCAGTCATTGCCTATGCAAGGCATTAAAAGGCCTTACCCTGGGGAG CCCAATTATGGTAGCCAGCAGTATGGACCAAGCAGTCAGTTTCCAAATCAACCTGGACAATACCCAAGCCCCAATCCTGCCAGACCCATGACATCTCCAAATTACCCAGGCCAAAGGATGACAGGGCAACAGAATACTGGACAATACCCTCCTCCAAGTGTGGGCATGGGGCAGTACTATAAG CCTTCCAGGCCAGGTCCTGTTGGTAATTACCCTCACTCACCTGTTCCTGGAAACCCCACACCACCTATGACTCCTGGCAGTACTATCCCACCATACCTGTCCCCTAGTCAAGATGTCAAGCCTCCATTCCCTCCAGACATCAAGCCAAACATGAGCTCCTTACCTCCACCACCaa ATGCAAAAGGGAAAGTTCACGCTTTCTCTCCTTCTTCGATCTCAGCCAGCCACACAGACGAGCTCCGCCTAACTTTTCCTGTTCGGGATGGCGTGGTATTGGAGCCCTTCCGATTGGAGCACAACCTCGCGGTTAGCAACCATGTGTTCCACTTGCGGCCAACCGTCCATCAGACCCTTATGTGGAG GTCTGACTTGGAGTTGCAATTTAAGTGCTACCATCATGAAGACAGACAGATGAACACCAATTGGCCCGCATCTGTACAAGTCAGCGTCAATGCTACTCCTCTTACTATTGAACGGGGTGACAACAAGACTTCCCATAAACCTTTGCACCTCAAGCATGTTTGCCAGCCAGGCCGCAATACCATCCAGATTACCGTCACTGCCTGTTGTTGT TCCCACTTGTTTGTGCTGCAGTTAGTCCATCGACCTTCCGTACGTTCAGTATTGCAAGGTCTATTAAAGAAGAGGTTGCTCCCAGCTGAACATTGTATCACAAAAA TAAAGAGAAATTTCAGCAGTGTAGCAGCAACAACTGGGAATGCAGCTTTGAATGGGGAGGATGGAGTAGAACAGACGGCCATCAAAGTCTCTTTAAAATGCCCAATCACGTTCAGGCGGATCCAGCTGCCTGCAAGAGGGCATGACTGCAAACATGTCCAG TGTTTCGACCTTGAATCCTATCTTCAGCTGAACTGCGAACGAGGGACATGGCGGTGTCCTGTATGCAA TAAAACAGCTCTTTTAGAAGGCCTTGAAGTAGATCAGTACATGTGGGGAATCTTGAATGCAATACAGAA ctctgAATTTGAAGAAGTAACCATAGACCCAACCTGCAGCTGGAGGCCGGTacctattaagtcagagattcacaTCAAGGATGATCCAGATGGCATGCCCTCTAAGAGGTTTAAGACTATGAGTCCCAGTCAGATGATCATGCCCAATGTAATGGAAATGATTGCTGCATTGGGGCCTGGACCTTCGCCCTATCCATCACTACCACCTCCACCTGGAGGTGGTAACTCTAATGAATATGTTGGACAAG GAAATAATTATCAAGGTCATGGGAACTTTGACTTTCCTCATGGAGCACAAGGTGGGACGTCTATGAATGATTTTATTCATGGGCCCCAGTTGTCTCATCCTCCTGACATGCCCACTGGCATGTCTTCGCTGGACAAACCTCTAAGCCACTCCATGCAGGACTCG ATCCCTCATGTAGGAAATTCTGAGCAGCCTCATGGCTCCATGCCTCAGGGCTTACACCCGCCTCACCCAGGAAGTCAGCCTGGGCAGCCTTTACACCACGGTGGACCAGCACCTCAACCTCGACACCCACCGCAAGCTGCGAACCATCCGCATGGAGACATGGCCTTTAACCCCTCCTCCGTGTTAGAAGGTCAACCAGGTGGACAAGGACCTCCAGATATGCCAGAGCCATCTCTGGAT CTGCTTCCAGAGCTTACGAATCCAGACGAGCTTCTTTCCTACCTGGATCCTCCAGATCTACCAAACAACAGCAACGATGACCTTCTCTCACTGTTTGAGAACAACTAA